A window of the Acanthochromis polyacanthus isolate Apoly-LR-REF ecotype Palm Island chromosome 10, KAUST_Apoly_ChrSc, whole genome shotgun sequence genome harbors these coding sequences:
- the rnaseh2c gene encoding ribonuclease H2 subunit C isoform X1 has translation MMSCNTSVTRLHASSVGQAERAPVHLMPCEIEHNGPAQVSQYFTATTKDCKQEKTVSFRGRGLKGQELSCPQGYTGLVLKEINKPGSDQEDRTVKVSFVFDKLTYWNLETPPNSDDTVVMAMDWPELAEAIHGPVED, from the exons AT GATGTCCTGTAACACCAGTGTTACTCGTCTTCATGCATCATCAGTGGGCCAGGCAGAGCGAGCCCCAGTCCACCTGATGCCCTGTGAGATTGAACACAATGGACCGGCTCAGGTCTCACAATACTTCACCGCTACCACAAAAGACTGCAAACAAG AGAAGACGGTGTCCTTCAGAGGACGTGGGTTGAAGGGACAGGAGCTCAGCTGTCCACAGGGCTACACCGGCCTGGTGCTGAAAGAGATCAACAAACCCGGCTCAGACCAAGAG gacAGGACAGTGAAAGTATCCTTTGTGTTTGACAAACTGACCTACTGGAACCTCGAGACGCCTCCAAATTCAGATGACACAGTGGTGATGGCGATGGATTGGCCTGAGCTGGCCGAGGCG ATCCACGGGCCAGTAGAAGACTGA
- the rnaseh2c gene encoding ribonuclease H2 subunit C isoform X2 — MSCNTSVTRLHASSVGQAERAPVHLMPCEIEHNGPAQVSQYFTATTKDCKQEKTVSFRGRGLKGQELSCPQGYTGLVLKEINKPGSDQEDRTVKVSFVFDKLTYWNLETPPNSDDTVVMAMDWPELAEAIHGPVED; from the exons ATGTCCTGTAACACCAGTGTTACTCGTCTTCATGCATCATCAGTGGGCCAGGCAGAGCGAGCCCCAGTCCACCTGATGCCCTGTGAGATTGAACACAATGGACCGGCTCAGGTCTCACAATACTTCACCGCTACCACAAAAGACTGCAAACAAG AGAAGACGGTGTCCTTCAGAGGACGTGGGTTGAAGGGACAGGAGCTCAGCTGTCCACAGGGCTACACCGGCCTGGTGCTGAAAGAGATCAACAAACCCGGCTCAGACCAAGAG gacAGGACAGTGAAAGTATCCTTTGTGTTTGACAAACTGACCTACTGGAACCTCGAGACGCCTCCAAATTCAGATGACACAGTGGTGATGGCGATGGATTGGCCTGAGCTGGCCGAGGCG ATCCACGGGCCAGTAGAAGACTGA
- the LOC127530232 gene encoding LOW QUALITY PROTEIN: zinc finger and BTB domain-containing protein 3-like (The sequence of the model RefSeq protein was modified relative to this genomic sequence to represent the inferred CDS: inserted 5 bases in 5 codons), whose product MHLHKSEFRALCHSNARVQTFTVLLRPKHFKGPVRTPDPRPPLDNEDPRPLMGRVRTGDDGENVKVKMEAIVISDEELEDEXEDSREREPVMDVDDEFEDDIQEEELNSPQFLSSHSQGLLQMTSHSNDYAXHTLDTPPFPPFTLPLTSVFVEDXPTCGVCGKTFSCTYTLXRHAIVHTRERPYECRYCYRSYTQSGGTDTPHSARQRSKADMEPSLPPQXPPPPLS is encoded by the exons ATGCACCTTCACAAATCCGAATTCAGAGCGCTGTGTCACTCCAACGCCAGAGTTCAAACTTTCACAGTGCTCCTCAGACCCAAACACTTTAAGGGACCTGTCAGGACACCAGACCCTCGGCCACCACTAGACAATGAAGACCCTCGCCCTCTTATGGGCAGagtgaggacaggtgatgatGGAGAGAATGTGAAAGTAAAAATGGAGGCCATTGTAATATCTGATGAAGAGCTGGAGGACG AAGAGGACAGCAGAGAGCGAGAGCCAGTGATGGACGTGGACGATGAGTTTGAAGATGACATTCAGGAAGAGGAGCTTAACAGCCCTCAGTTTCTTTCTTCCCACTCACAGGGGCTCTTACAAATGACCTCCCATTCAAATGACTACG TCCACACCTTAGACACGCCTCCCTTTCCTCCTTTCACTCTTCCACTCACCTCGGTCTTTGTAGAGG GTCCGACATGTGGGGTCTGTGGAAAGACTTTCTCGTGCACGTACACTC AGCGCCACGCCATCGTGCACACCCGTGAACGCCCATACGAGTGCCGCTACTGCTACCGAAGCTACACACAATCAGGCGGTACAGACACTCCACACTCTGCCCGCCAACGCAGCAAAGCAGACATGGAGCCCTCCCTGCCACCAc cacctcctccacctcttaGCTAA
- the trpt1 gene encoding tRNA 2'-phosphotransferase 1, whose protein sequence is MESARGGRGGKRGRGQRGNRGGQDKDISLSKSMSYVLRHGANQMGLQMGTDGFLLVEELLAHPQFRSYSVEDIERVVATNDKQRFKLRSHPGDGRLQIRANQGHSVQVMDLDLKPVLAGSLDCPAEAVHGSYLRNWSSIQQQGLSRMKRTHIHLASGLPGEDGVISGMRKDCDLAVFIDVPKALADGIEFFCSENGVLLTAGDTEGKLLPKYFSRALRLRPTRSILPLQ, encoded by the exons ATGGAGAGTgccagaggaggaagaggaggcaaaagaggaagaggacagAGGGGAAATCGTGGTGGACAG GACAAAGATATCTCCCTGTCTAAATCCATGTCTTATGTGCTTCGCCATGGAGCCAACCAGATGGGTCTTCAAATGGGTACAG ATGGCTTCCTGTTGGTGGAAGAACTCCTCGCTCACCCGCAGTTCCGCTCATACTCGGTGGAGGACATTGAGAGAGTCGTGGCCACAAATGACAAGCAGCGTTTTAAGCTCCGTTCCCACCCAGGAGATGGTCGGCTGCAGATCCGAGCCAATCAGGGCCATTCAGTACAG GTCATGGATCTGGACCTGAAACCAGTCCTGGCTGGGTCTCTGGACTGCCCTGCAGAGGCTGTTCATGGCTCTTACCTCCGCAACTGGAGCTCCATTCAGCAGCAGGGCTTGAGCCGCATGAAGAGGACTCACATCCACCTGGCATCAGGCCTGCCAGGGGAGGATGGCGTCATCAGTG GTATGAGGAAAGACTGTGACCTCGCTGTGTTTATCGATGTCCCCAAAGCCCTAGCTG ATGGTATTGAGTTCTTCTGCTCAGAGAATGGTGTGCTGCTGACTGCAGGCGACACTGAGGGTAAACTTCTCCCTAAATACTTCAGCCGAGCCCTACGACTGAGGCCTACAA GGAGCATCCTTCCACTGCAGTAG